From the genome of Hydrogenobacter hydrogenophilus:
GTTCAGCCCTTCACCAAGAGATGCAAGGCTATGTAAGGGTATCTCCCGCAGGCTCTAACACGCCTCTTAAGTACTACACAGGTACACCTACAGCTCAAAAGTGAGGAGGTAGTAAAATGAGCATGATTTCAAGAGGGCTTCTTGCCCTCGCTTCTTTACTGCTGGTGCTAACATACTTTTTTCCCCTCTGGAGGATACAGCTCGTAGCTCCCCAGTATCCTGAGGGACTTAGGATGTACATATGGGTCAATAAGATCACTGGTGGAACGGAGTTTGATCTGTACAACATAAATCTGCTGAATCACTACATAGGCATGAAACCCATAGATCCCAACGCTATACCCGAGCTAAAGATACTTCCCTTTGTCATAGGCTTTCTCATAGCCTTCGGTATTGTGTCCTCAATCGCAGGTAAAAGACTCCTCCTTTACGCCTGGGTTATAACCTTCGTAGTTCTTGCAATTATTGGATTTGCAGATTTCTACAAGTGGGAGTACGATTACGGACACAACCTTGACCCTAACGCACCCATAAAAATACCGGGACTTGCCTACCAGCCACCTATTATAGGCACAAAACAGCTCCTTAATATGACCGCAAGCTCTTTTCCCGATGTTGGTGGGTACATAGCGGTTGCTTCCTTACTCCTCGGTATCCTTGCTGTTGTTTTGGAGCTTAGGTTTTCAAGGTTTGCAAGTGTGGAGGTAAAGCCTGCATGATAGCCCTACTCCGAGTGCTATGGGCTTTCTCCGCCCTTTTTCTTTTTTCCTGCGCTCCCGAAAAGCCTCAACCTATAAAGTTAGGGGAAGATGTTTGTGAGTATTGTAAGATGGTCATAGCGGACAAGCGCTTTGCAGCGGAAGTTATAACAAAGAAGGGTAAAATCTACAAGTTTGACGCCATAGAGTGTATGGTAGGATATTACAACGAGAACGAAGAGAATATTAAGAAAGCTTATGTGGTAAACTTCAATGCTCCCGATGAGTTTTTACCAGCAGATGAGGCATACTATGTGAGAAGTCCGCAGATAAGGAGTCCTATGGGTATGAATATCTCTGCGTATAGAAGTAGGGAAGATGCGCAAAAAGCCATCATGGGTAAGCAAGGAGAGATTCTTGAATGGCAAACCCTCAGAGAACTTATAAAAAAGGAATACGGAGTTTCCCACTAATATGCTTGGTTTTGTGTTTTCTTTGTTATTTGTCTGTCAGCACTGCGAGTTCAGGGACATACAGGATGCTATAAACAAAGCTAAGGAAGGAGACAGAGTGGTCGTAAAAGGGGGGACATACAAAGGTGGAGTTGTTGTAGACAAAAAGCTTGAGCTTGTAGGTGAGGGTGAACCTGTAATAGATGGAGAAGGTAAGAAGCAAGTCCTAACGGTAAAGGCTGATGGGGTGAGGGTGGAGGGTTTTGTCATAAAAAACTCGGGCATGTCCTACAGCGAGGACATAGCAGGTCTTAAAGTGATAAACTCAAGAGACTGCATCATAAAGAATAACAGGTTGTTAAATAACTTTTTTGCTCTGTACCTTGAGAGGGTAAGTGGGTGCCTTGTAGAAGGAAATACTGTGGTTGGCTTTGCCAAAAGCGAGGGTTCCTCAGGCAACGGCATACATGCTTGGAACTCAGAAGGGATCATTATAAAGAACAATTATATTAGGGGGCACAGAGATGGCATATACTTTGAGTTTGTAAAAAATAGTATTATAGAGAATAATAAGAGCGATTATAATCTTCGCTACGGTCTTCACTTTATGTTTTCCAACGATGATATTTACAGAAAGAACTACTTCTATAAAAATGGTGCTGGCGTTGCGGTCATGTATTCCAAAAACATCAAGATGGAAGAGAACACTTTTGAAAAGAACGAGGGACAGGCAAACTACGGGCTTTTGCTGAAAGACATACAGGACAGCATACTTTACAGAAACAGATTTATCAACAACACTCATGGTGTTTACCTTGAAGGTTGCAACAAGACTGAGTTTAAGGAGAACTTACTTAAAAACAACGGTTGGGCTATAAGGATATATGCTAATAGTGAAGAAAATCTCTTTGTGAAGAACATCTTTATTGGTAACGCTTTTGATGTGTCTACAAATACCTTTTCTTATTTCAAAAACATCTTTCAGGAGAACTATTACGACAAGTATGAAGGTTATGATTTTGACAATGATGGCTATGGTGATGTACCTTACAGACCTGTATCCTTTATGGCTGTGATCTTTGAAAGATATCCCCTCTCTCTTCTCTTTTATGGAAGTTTTTTTGCCCATATAATGGACACCATGGAGAAGTTTATACCTGTTCTTAGTCCTCAATCCCTCGTTGATAAAAAACCCTTGATGAGGAGACCGTGGTAAAGTTTGAAAGCGTATTTAAATCCTTCGGCAAAAAAAAGCTCTTTCAAAACCTCCATCTTGAGTTGAAGGAAGGCAAAACAACAGCTATTCTTGGACCCAACGGTTCGGGTAAGACCACTTTAATGAAGATGGTCCTTGGCTTGGTAATACCAGACAGAGGAAAGGTCACGGTAGGAGGAGAAGATGTCCAAAAGAGTGCAGGATACAGAAAATTAATTGGCTACATGCCTCAGATACCAGAATTCCCAGAAAACTTGACGGTGAAAGATATAATTTCCATGGTAGAAGATGTGAGAAAAGAAAAAGCGATCAGGACTGACGAGCTACTGGATCTGCTCAATCTTGAGAGGGAGCTAAACAAAAAATTTTCAAGTCTTTCTGGTGGCACAAAGCAAAAGGTGGGAGCGCTTATAGCCCTTGCCTTTGATGCACCCTTACTTATACTGGACGAACCGCTTGTAGGACTTGACCCTATTTCTGCTTACAGACTGAAGGGTTTTATTCTTGAGGAGAAAAGGAAGGGAAAAACCGTGCTTTACATATCCCACATAATGGGTGAAGTGGAAGAGTTAGCAGACATGGTGGTATTCCTTACAGAGGGTCAGATAAGCTTTGACGGTAGTGTTGAGAAGTTAAAAGAAGAAACGGGAAAAGAAAGGTTAGAGGAGGCCGTATTTTGTTTGCTAAGCTAATAAAGTATGTTTCCTACGACCTTTTAAAGAGCAGGTGGGTATTTGCCACCTTCCTTTTTTATGCTCTGACCGTTTACATCTTGCTTGAGTTTGGAAGAAGTGCGGAGAAGGTGGTAGTCAGCTATGGAAACATATCTTACCTTTCACTATCCTTGTTTTCCTTACTTCTCTCCACCGCATACCTTTATAACAATAGAAACTTTCTTGAGTTCCTTCTTTCCCAACCTGTCAGAAGGTCTACTCTTTTTATGTCAATAAGTGTGAGCCTTAGCCTATCTCTTGGCCTTAGCTACCTTCTTGGTTCTATTGTACCTTTTTACTACCTAATGGGCTACAATTTGAGCTTTTTTAAATGTGTGCTTTTGAACCTTTCTATTGTTCCTCTCTTTGTAAACTTGGGACTTTTTTCAGCGCTGTTTGTAGAGGACAGAATAAGAGGGCTTGGTTTCTCTATTTTTCTGTGGCTTTTCCTATGCTTGTTTTACGACGCTCTGCTCCTTTACATGGTTGTACTTCTCTCTGATTACCCAGTGTATAAGCTTTTTATAGGTCTAACCATCATGAATCCTTTGGACCTTCTTAGACTCACTCTGCTTATGGATGCGGGACTTTATGAGCTTATGGGTTTTGTAGGAAAGTGGCTGGCAAGGTATCTAAAGGACTTTTATTTTTTGCCTATTCTGTTATCCATCTTTTATACTTTGCTCCTTTTTATAGTGAACCTCTTTATCTTCAAAAGGAGGGATTTTTGAAATGTGGCTCTTTCTGGTGTTTTTCTTATTATCTTCCTGTGAAAAGGCTAAATTAGAAGAAAAGCCAAGAGCGGAGATAAGTACAAAAGAACTTTTTAAACTGAGAGGATGCACTTACTGCCACGATACATCAAGGCCCCTGGTAGGTCCTGCTTTTTTAGATGTAGCGATGAGGTACAAGGAGAACGAAAAGGAAGATCTTGTCAAGAGTATATTGGAAGGTTCCTGTGGTAAGTGGAAAGGTAAGTGGGAGTGTATGCCACCGCAAAGGGTAGGGAAGGAGGAAGCCCGGCGAATGGTGGAGTGGATACTTCACCTCAAAACAACAAAACCACCTGCTTCCTCGTTGTAGCTTAACAGTAAGCTATCGCTTGCTTTCATCTTTGCATTGAGTTTTATCTCCTTTACATCTTTCTTTCCTTTTGTTTCCATAAGGCGCACTGTAAGGTTGTACATACCTGGCTGTAAGAAAAGCTCCTCGTACACGAACACAGAAGTATCTTTCCTTATACCCCTTGGATTGAAAACCTTTGAGTAAATCAGTCTTCCTTCTTGGTAAACCTCCACCTTTACGGGAGACCTTTCCTTTACGATGGCTGTTTTTGCTTGCATGTGCTTTAGTCCTTTACCTTCTTGTGTGAAGCTCTCTATGACTGGTG
Proteins encoded in this window:
- a CDS encoding nitrous oxide reductase accessory protein NosL; its protein translation is MIALLRVLWAFSALFLFSCAPEKPQPIKLGEDVCEYCKMVIADKRFAAEVITKKGKIYKFDAIECMVGYYNENEENIKKAYVVNFNAPDEFLPADEAYYVRSPQIRSPMGMNISAYRSREDAQKAIMGKQGEILEWQTLRELIKKEYGVSH
- a CDS encoding ABC transporter ATP-binding protein is translated as MVKFESVFKSFGKKKLFQNLHLELKEGKTTAILGPNGSGKTTLMKMVLGLVIPDRGKVTVGGEDVQKSAGYRKLIGYMPQIPEFPENLTVKDIISMVEDVRKEKAIRTDELLDLLNLERELNKKFSSLSGGTKQKVGALIALAFDAPLLILDEPLVGLDPISAYRLKGFILEEKRKGKTVLYISHIMGEVEELADMVVFLTEGQISFDGSVEKLKEETGKERLEEAVFCLLS
- a CDS encoding nitrous oxide reductase family maturation protein NosD, whose translation is MFSLLFVCQHCEFRDIQDAINKAKEGDRVVVKGGTYKGGVVVDKKLELVGEGEPVIDGEGKKQVLTVKADGVRVEGFVIKNSGMSYSEDIAGLKVINSRDCIIKNNRLLNNFFALYLERVSGCLVEGNTVVGFAKSEGSSGNGIHAWNSEGIIIKNNYIRGHRDGIYFEFVKNSIIENNKSDYNLRYGLHFMFSNDDIYRKNYFYKNGAGVAVMYSKNIKMEENTFEKNEGQANYGLLLKDIQDSILYRNRFINNTHGVYLEGCNKTEFKENLLKNNGWAIRIYANSEENLFVKNIFIGNAFDVSTNTFSYFKNIFQENYYDKYEGYDFDNDGYGDVPYRPVSFMAVIFERYPLSLLFYGSFFAHIMDTMEKFIPVLSPQSLVDKKPLMRRPW
- a CDS encoding c-type cytochrome, with product MWLFLVFFLLSSCEKAKLEEKPRAEISTKELFKLRGCTYCHDTSRPLVGPAFLDVAMRYKENEKEDLVKSILEGSCGKWKGKWECMPPQRVGKEEARRMVEWILHLKTTKPPASSL
- a CDS encoding NosY protein is translated as MFAKLIKYVSYDLLKSRWVFATFLFYALTVYILLEFGRSAEKVVVSYGNISYLSLSLFSLLLSTAYLYNNRNFLEFLLSQPVRRSTLFMSISVSLSLSLGLSYLLGSIVPFYYLMGYNLSFFKCVLLNLSIVPLFVNLGLFSALFVEDRIRGLGFSIFLWLFLCLFYDALLLYMVVLLSDYPVYKLFIGLTIMNPLDLLRLTLLMDAGLYELMGFVGKWLARYLKDFYFLPILLSIFYTLLLFIVNLFIFKRRDF